From one Rhodamnia argentea isolate NSW1041297 chromosome 1, ASM2092103v1, whole genome shotgun sequence genomic stretch:
- the LOC115745288 gene encoding uncharacterized protein LOC115745288, which produces MSHSLNPASPPLAAATALSSKSNQKTLPPSIAGVLRACQQGPDDKLIRIHRRSVALGFVVGSLSLGIGEQRVTAAARRPPPSPPEEKRDPNVSGVQAKILASKKRKEAMKESIAKLREKGKPVNPSSE; this is translated from the exons ATGAGTCATTCACTAAACCCAGCATCTCCGCCTCTGGCCGCGGCCACCGCCCTCTCAAGCAAATCGAATCAGAAGACATTGCCTCCATCGATTGCAGGAGTTCTTAGAGCGTGCCAGCAAGGCCCTGATGACAAACTAATCCGAATCCACCGCAG GAGCGTTGCGCTTGGATTCGTGGTTGGTTCATTGAGCTTGGGCATCGGGGAGCAGAGGGTGACAGCAGCCGCGAGAAGGCCGCCGCCATCTCCACCGGAGGAGAAAAGGGACCCAAATGTGAGCGGTGTTCAGGCGAAGATACTAGCCagcaaaaagaggaaagaagccATGAAAGAATCCATCGCCAAGCTAAGGGAGAAAGGGAAGCCAGTAAATCCGTCAAGTGAATAG
- the LOC115745308 gene encoding 60S ribosomal protein L5-like — translation MAFVKAHKSRAYFKRFQVKYKRRREGKTDYRARIRLINQDKNKYNTPKYRFVVRFTNKDITAQIISATIAGDMVLASAYSHELPSYGLEAGLTNYAAAYCTGLLLARRVLKMLEMDSEYEGNVEATGEDFTVEPAESRRPFRALLDVGLLRTTTGNRVFGALKGALDGGLDIPHSDKRFAGFSKDSKQLDTEVHRKYIYGGHVSAYMSSLMEDEPEKYQSHFSEYIKKGIEPDDFEALYKKVHAAIRADPTVKKPEKPAPKEHKRFNLKKLTYEERKQKLIERLNALNSAAGEEEDDDDE, via the exons ATG GCATTCGTAAAGGCTCATAAGTCGAGGGCCTATTTTAAGCGTTTCCAGGTCAAGTATAAGCGAAGGAGAG AGGGGAAGACTGACTACCGAGCAAGGATTCGCCTGATTAATCAGGATAAGAACAAGTACAACACTCCTAAATACCGCTTTGTGGTCCGCTTT ACCAATAAAGATATCACTGCCCAAATCATATCAGCCACCATTGCTGGTGATATGGTGCTTGCTTCAGCATATTCTCATGAGCTGCCTTCCTATGGGCTGGAAGCTGGTCTGACTAATTATGCAGCTG CATATTGCACTGGCCTGCTGTTGGCCCGCAGAGTATTGAAAATGCTTGAAATGGATAGTGAATACGAGGGAAATGTGGAG gCTACTGGGGAGGATTTCACAGTCGAACCTGCTGAGAGCAGGAGGCCCTTCCGCGCTCTCCTCGATGTCGGCCTTTTGAGAACAACAACCGGCAACCGTGTGTTCGGTGCTTTGAAG GGAGCATTGGATGGAGGTCTTGATATTCCTCACAGCGACAAGCGATTCGCTGGTTTCTCAAAGGATAGCAAGCAGCTTGATACTGAAGTCCACCGCAAAtatatctatggtggccatgttTCCGCATATATGTCG tCTCTGATGGAAGATGAGCCAGAAAAGTATCAGTCTCACTTCAGTGAATATATTAAGAAAGGAATAGAGCCAgatgattttgaagctttgtACAAGAAAGTCCATGCTGCGATACGGGCGGATCCCACAGTAAAGAAGCCTGAGAAGCCGGCACCCAAGGAACACAAGAG GTTTAACTTGAAGAAGCTAACCTATGAGGAAAGGAAACAGAAATTGATAGAACGCCTGAATGCCCTCAACTCAGCTGCtggagaggaggaggatgatgatgatgagtga
- the LOC115745310 gene encoding ion channel CASTOR-like yields MSRVDSDSSSPALSRDWFFPSPSPYCAHPSSPAKTPKYPRRFSTNPRPRAYSSSTSLDSKPPKPPSFRSAPPVNSSPYREASYAGARRRLGPSLRSDRLSVAREKKAASSRDGAASSAGSDRKPEAAPAEKVPSRGQVNLDLRGRLRLRWRMALVVAIVLTAFSSVVHKNFSLRSQVGDLQGQISQLRITLQACSLSDLADVEGSIDEQNQDGSNKRFKNIALISSVSVLCIPILLFKCIDKVPRSRSSDSILEEVSLSKQLAYRLDVFFSVHPYAKPLALLVATLLLICLGGLALFGVTNDGIADSLWLSWTYVADSGNHANSEGIGPRFVSVSISFGGMLIFAMMLGLVSDAISEKFDSLRKGRSEVVEQNHTLILGWSDKLGSLLNQLALANESLGGGTIVVMAERDKEEMELDIAKMEFDFRGTSVICRSGSPLILADLKKVSVSKARAIVVLAVDGNADQSDARALRTVLSLTGVKEGLRGHIVVELSDIDNEVLVKLVGGDLVETVVAHDVIGRLMIQCARQPGLAQIWEDILGFENCEFYIKRWTQLDGIQFEDVLISFPDAIPCGIKVASCGGKIILNPDDSYVLQEGDEVLVIAEDDDTYAPAALPMVKEASFTYIPLPASKSQKILLCGWRRDIDDMIVVLDASLAPESELWMFNEVPEKEREKKLIDGGLDISRLANIKLENREGNAVIRRHLESLPLESFNSILILADESVEDSAIQADSRSLATLLLIRDIQAKRLPYSVAPSRRGNFSQGSWMGEMQQASDKSVIISEILDPRTKNLLSMSKISDYVLSNELVSMALAMVAEDRQINDVLEELFAEEGNEMHIRPANLYLGEGEELTFYELLLRARLRREIMIGYRLANAEKAVINPPAKDERRTWSVKDVFLVIAEKE; encoded by the exons ATGTCCCGCGTCGACTCCGACTCGTCGTCTCCTGCCCTCAGCCGAGACTGGTtcttcccttccccttccccttacTGCGCCCACCCCTCCTCCCCCGCGAAAACCCCGAAGTACCCCCGCCGGTTCTCCACCAACCCAAGGCCAAGGGCCTACTCCTCCTCCACTTCCCTAGACTCGAAGCCTCCCAAGCCGCCGTCCTTCCGCTCCGCTCCTCCGgtcaactcttctccataccgCGAGGCCAGCTATGCCGGAGCCCGCCGGAGGCTCGGTCCCTCCCTCCGATCGGACAGGTTGTCGGTGGCCCGCGAGAAGAAGGCCGCCTCAAGCAGGGACGGCGCCGCTTCGAGCGCCGGTTCCGATCGGAAACCGGAGGCGGCCCCAGCGGAGAAAGTTCCGTCGCGAGGCCAAGTGAACTTGGATTTGCGGGGGAGGCTCCGGCTTCGGTGGCGCATGGCGCTTGTAGTGGCG ATTGTGTTGACGGCTTTCAGTTCGGTGGTGCACAAGAATTTCAGTTTACGTAGCCAGGTCGGGGATTTGCAG GGGCaaatttctcaacttaggattACACTGCAAGCCTGCAGTTTATCGGATTTAGCAGATGTTGAAGGTTCTATAGATGAGCAGAATCAAGATGGAtctaataaaagatttaaaaacaTTGCTCTGATAAGCTCGGTCTCCGTATTATGTATTCCTATTCTGTTGTTCAAGTGCATTGACAAAGTCCCAAGGTCAAGATCATCAGACAGTATTTTGGAAGAAGTATCTTTGAGTAAGCAGCTAGCATATCGATTGGATGTATTTTTCTCGGTTCATCCATATGCTAAGCCATTGGCATTGTTGGTTGCGACATTACTTCTCATCTGTCTGGGAGGACTTGCactttttggtgtcacaaatgATGGCATAGCAGATTCTCTTTGGTTATCGTGGACATATGTCGCTGATTCAGGCAATCATGCTAATTCAGAAGGTATTGGTCCAAGGTTTGTTTCAGTTTCGATTAGTTTTGGAGGAATGCTTATATTCGCGATGATGCTTGGACTTGTTTCTGATGCAATCTCCGAGAAGTTTGACTCCTTGAGGAAAGGCAGAAGTGAAGTTGTTGAGCAGAACCACACCTTAATTCTTGGGTGGAGTGATAAATTG GGATCGTTGTTGAATCAGCTGGCCCTAGCAAATGAGAGTTTGGGTGGAGGCACCATTGTGGTGATGGCTGAAAGAGATAAAGAGGAAATGGAACTTGACATTGCTAAGATGGAGTTTGATTTCAGGGGAACATCTGTTATATGCAGAAGTGGCAGCCCTCTTATTTTGGCTGACTTGAAAAAG GTCTCTGTCTCCAAAGCCAGAGCAATAGTCGTCCTTGCTGTAGACGGTAATGCGGACCAG AGTGATGCTCGTGCATTAAGGACAGTCCTAAGTTTAACTGGAGTTAAAGAAGGGCTAAGAGGGCACATCGTGGTTGAATTAAGTGATATTGACAATGAAGTTCTCGTTAAACTTGTTGGCGGAGACCTTGTTGAAACTGTTGTGGCACATGATGTGATTGGTCGCTTGATGATTCAATGTGCCCGGCAGCCTGGATTGGCACAG ATTTGGGAAGATATCCTTGGGTTTGAAAACTGTGAGTTTTACATCAAAAGATGGACCCAGTTAGATGGCATTCAATTCGAGGATGTGCTTATAAGTTTTCCTGATGCAATACCTTGTGGAATCAAGGTTGCATCTTGTGGTGGTAAGATTATCCTGAATCCTGACGACTCCTATGTTCTACAAGAGGGTGATGAAGTTCTTGTCATAGCAGAAGATGATGATACATACGCTCCAGCAGCATTACCAATG GTCAAAGAAGCATCATTCACATACATTCCCCTTCCAGCGAGCAAGTCACAGAAGATTCTACTTTGTGGATGGAGGAGAGACATTGATGATATGATTGTG GTATTGGATGCATCTCTAGCACCTGAATCAGAGCTCTGGATGTTCAATGAGGTTCCAGAAAAGGAGAGGGAAAAGAAGCTTATTGATGGTGGTCTTGACATTAGCAGGCTTGCAAACATAAAACTAGAAAATCGAGAAGGAAATGCAGTTATACGGCGTCACCTGGAGAGTCTCCCTCTGGAATCTTTCAATTCA ATACTAATTCTTGCTGATGAATCAGTGGAAGATTCAGCCATTCAAGCCGATTCAAGATCTCTTGCCACATTGTTGTTAATTCGTGATATACAG GCAAAGCGTCTCCCTTACAGTGTGGCCCCTTCTCGCAGAGGAAATTTCTCACAAGGCTCTTGGATGGGAGAAATGCAGCAGGCTTCTGATAAATCAGTAATCATATCTGAAATACTGGATCCAAGGACTAAAAATTTACTATCTATGTCCAAAATCAGTGATTACGTTTTGTCAAATGAGCTTGTCAGCATGGCTTTGGCAATGGTTGCCGAGGATCGCCAGATAAATGATGTTTTGGAAGAGCTCTTCGCAGAGGAG GGAAATGAGATGCACATTAGACCGGCAAATCTTTACCTTGGTGAAGGTGAAGAATTGACTTTCTATGAACTACTCTTACGCGCTCGACTGAGGAGGGAAATTATGATAGGCTATCGGTTAGCCAATGCAGAGAAAGCTGTCATAAATCCCCCAGCAAAAGATGAGCGCCGAACGTGGTCGGTGAAAGATGTTTTTCTTGTTATTGCTGAAAAAGAATGA